A stretch of the Mycobacteroides immunogenum genome encodes the following:
- the pheT gene encoding phenylalanine--tRNA ligase subunit beta produces MRIPYSWLIDVLRVGAPEFSATPADIEETLIRIGHEVEEVVIPGPVSGPLVVGRVAQITELTEFKKPIRFCLVDVGEPGPREIVCGASNFAVDDLVVVALPGVTLPGDFTIATRKTYGHTSDGMICSTAELGLGAESSGILVLPPGTAVPGADALAVVGLDDAIFDLSITPDRGYCLSVRGLARDLACAYDLDFVDPAAVPPLPADGPSLPVHVDAGTGVKRFGLRPVIGIDPAAVSPWWLQRRLLLSGIRAISPAVDATNYVMLELGHPMHAHDKARVSGDFRVRFAAPGETVVTLDDVDRKLEPGDVLIADDAGVTAIGGVMGAGSTEMRADSTDVLLEAAVWDPAAVLRTQRRLHLHSEAGRRYERSVDPGISVAALDRCASLLREIAGGTISAELTDWSAAAEARPEIVMAVDLPSRIAGIAYADGVVERRLRQIGAEVVVEGDTLRVTPPSWRPDIAEGADLVEEVLRLEGLGDIPSILPAAPQGGGLTPTQRRRRAVGKSLALSGYTEILPMPFLPAGVFDAWGLADDDPRRRTTKVLNPLESDRPELASTLLPGVLEALSRNISRGATDVALFTIGQVVRPTETTRAIPLLDVSDRPSEAELNALLESLPAQPVHVALVLAGAREPSGPWGRGRIADVTDALEAARIIGRAAYVDVSLRAGEELPWHPGRCAQIVVDGQVVGHAGELHPAVIERLGLPQRTCALELSLDALPATNPLPAPRISPFPAVHQDVSLVVAATVPADAVTGALREGAGELLEDVRLVEVYTGPQVGEGNKSLNFRLRFRAADRTLTEDEATAARVAAVASTAERVGAIQRA; encoded by the coding sequence ATGCGTATTCCTTACAGCTGGCTGATCGACGTCCTACGGGTAGGCGCACCGGAGTTTTCCGCCACCCCCGCCGATATCGAAGAGACCCTGATCCGAATCGGCCACGAGGTCGAAGAGGTCGTGATTCCCGGCCCGGTGAGCGGCCCGCTGGTGGTGGGGCGGGTCGCCCAGATCACCGAGCTCACTGAATTCAAGAAGCCGATCCGCTTCTGCCTGGTTGATGTGGGTGAGCCCGGGCCTCGTGAAATTGTGTGCGGGGCATCTAATTTCGCGGTGGATGACCTGGTGGTGGTCGCGCTTCCGGGCGTCACGCTGCCGGGCGATTTCACCATCGCCACGCGAAAGACCTACGGGCACACGTCCGACGGCATGATCTGTTCGACGGCCGAACTGGGCCTTGGTGCCGAATCATCGGGGATTCTGGTGTTGCCTCCGGGCACCGCGGTCCCCGGTGCCGACGCTCTCGCTGTTGTCGGGCTGGACGACGCGATCTTCGATCTGTCCATCACGCCGGATCGTGGGTACTGCCTATCGGTCCGGGGACTCGCTCGTGATCTGGCCTGTGCCTACGATCTGGACTTCGTCGATCCCGCCGCAGTACCGCCCCTCCCCGCCGATGGGCCGTCGTTGCCTGTGCATGTCGACGCCGGAACCGGCGTCAAGCGCTTTGGGCTGCGTCCGGTGATCGGGATCGACCCGGCGGCGGTCTCGCCGTGGTGGCTGCAGCGGCGATTGTTGCTCAGCGGAATCCGGGCGATCTCGCCGGCGGTCGATGCCACCAACTATGTGATGCTTGAACTCGGTCATCCGATGCATGCGCATGACAAGGCACGTGTCAGCGGTGATTTCCGGGTCCGGTTCGCGGCGCCCGGCGAAACGGTGGTCACGCTGGACGACGTGGACCGCAAGCTCGAGCCCGGCGATGTGCTGATCGCGGACGATGCCGGTGTCACCGCCATCGGCGGTGTCATGGGCGCAGGCAGCACGGAGATGCGTGCGGATTCCACGGACGTGCTGCTGGAAGCCGCGGTCTGGGACCCGGCCGCGGTGCTACGCACCCAACGGCGACTACACCTGCACAGCGAGGCCGGACGTCGCTACGAGCGCTCCGTGGATCCGGGTATATCCGTTGCGGCGCTTGACCGTTGCGCGTCTCTGCTGCGTGAGATCGCCGGCGGGACCATATCTGCTGAACTCACCGACTGGAGTGCCGCGGCCGAGGCCCGGCCGGAGATCGTGATGGCCGTCGACCTGCCCTCGCGGATCGCCGGGATCGCCTATGCCGACGGCGTGGTGGAACGCCGGCTTCGTCAGATCGGGGCCGAGGTGGTCGTCGAGGGCGACACACTGCGAGTCACGCCGCCGAGCTGGCGCCCGGACATCGCAGAGGGCGCGGACCTGGTGGAGGAGGTGCTCCGGCTCGAAGGTCTGGGCGACATCCCCTCGATACTGCCCGCGGCGCCACAAGGCGGCGGCCTCACGCCGACCCAACGCCGTCGGCGCGCGGTAGGGAAGTCGCTGGCGCTGAGCGGATACACAGAGATCTTGCCGATGCCGTTCCTCCCCGCGGGAGTGTTCGATGCCTGGGGTCTGGCCGACGACGACCCACGGCGCCGCACCACCAAGGTGCTCAACCCGCTGGAATCGGATCGGCCGGAACTGGCCAGCACCTTGTTGCCCGGAGTGCTGGAAGCTTTGTCCCGCAATATCTCCCGCGGAGCCACCGATGTCGCACTGTTCACCATCGGTCAGGTGGTACGGCCGACGGAGACCACTCGGGCGATTCCACTGCTCGACGTGAGTGACCGGCCCTCGGAGGCCGAGCTCAACGCGCTACTCGAGTCGCTGCCGGCGCAACCCGTGCATGTGGCGCTGGTGCTGGCGGGGGCGCGTGAGCCGAGCGGTCCGTGGGGCCGTGGGCGTATCGCCGATGTCACCGACGCGCTGGAGGCGGCCCGGATCATCGGCCGCGCCGCGTACGTTGATGTCTCGTTGCGTGCCGGTGAGGAATTGCCATGGCATCCGGGGCGCTGCGCCCAGATCGTGGTGGACGGCCAGGTCGTCGGGCATGCTGGGGAGCTGCATCCCGCGGTGATCGAGCGGCTCGGTCTGCCGCAGCGGACCTGCGCCCTGGAGCTCAGCCTCGATGCGCTGCCCGCTACCAATCCACTTCCGGCGCCCAGGATTTCGCCGTTCCCGGCGGTTCATCAAGATGTTTCGCTGGTGGTCGCGGCGACGGTGCCGGCCGATGCGGTC